From one Lolium rigidum isolate FL_2022 chromosome 4, APGP_CSIRO_Lrig_0.1, whole genome shotgun sequence genomic stretch:
- the LOC124649369 gene encoding 7SK snRNA methylphosphate capping enzyme-like: MADYHRPYQSDLRPPPSSAPDSTIPHGNGYFTSVSPHANGYFSSATKDDTFPGAGDRRIEIYTTAPPPLPPPPRLALPPPPGWREGGVGSGRGSGGGGGGGGANMWCFSDPEMKRRRRVASYKAYSVEGKVKSSLRRGLRWFKGKCSDIFHAW; the protein is encoded by the coding sequence ATGGCCGACTACCACCGCCCCTACCAGAGCGATCTCCGGCCCCCGCCGTCCTCCGCCCCGGACTCCACCATCCCCCACGGCAATGGCTACTTCACCTCCGTATCTCCTCATGCCAATGGCTACTTCTCCTCGGCCACGAAAGACGACACTTTCCCCGGCGCTGGCGACCGGCGGATCGAGATCTACACCACGGCGCCTCCGCCTCTCCCCCCGCCTCCGCGTCTCGCACTGCCACCGCCTCCGGGCTGGAGGGAGGGAGGCGTGGGGAGCGGCCGCggcagcggaggaggcggcggcgggggaggggcCAACATGTGGTGCTTCAGCGACCCGGAGATGAAGCGGCGGAGGCGGGTGGCGAGCTACAAGGCGTACTCGGTGGAGGGCAAGGTGAAGTCGTCGCTGCGGAGGGGCCTCCGCTGGTTCAAGGGCAAGTGCTCCGATATCTTCCACGCATGGTAA
- the LOC124707018 gene encoding uncharacterized protein LOC124707018, with amino-acid sequence MGRFKGGTQEGSEWKPTNKHRSICLHSFSDLSHVSAATFMYLLKDCYLYGTHKATPKFRVLHQQVKGALNNGPQPGPFTYIVQCMYIIPLLGQSHAEGFSHMLISSLRHLKSVESVQKDFIDAKCLAAQLVLDILASVVPHEERILVKLLETFDIELKDMAHALCGSELGDEDLTKTREHLKQYVQFFMKSESYVTAVALMTRFNIQCCDESFLIKLIGSNQLKAAEEWAAFMGKEMIILIIQKYLDIKMLKSANELVKQYDLTEEFPDVNYLYKESSLKKLAEKGCWEVAEVRAKKETKLMEYLVYLAMEAGYMEKVDELCERYSLEGYVNSLVPEEVLSHSDYLDLKKLILEEIVWVDEINGLINATSYIEACKIIGVDCEWKPNYEKGSKPNKVSIIQIASDKKAFIFDLIKLYEDDPKELDCCFRRIMCSSNILKLGYNLQCDLHQLSQSYGELLCFQSYEMLLDIQKLFKETTGGLSGLSKKILGAGLNKTRRNSNWEQRPLTQNQKEYAALDAVVLVHIFHHVRGQPQFGVNEGRQVEWKSHIVSRVNRARSPLRF; translated from the exons ATGGGTCGTTTCAAGGGAGGGACGCAGGAAGGCTCTGAATGGAAGCCAACGAATAAACATCGCTCCATATGCTTACACTCATTTTCTGATCTGTCACATGTTTCCGCAGCTACTTTTATGTATCTTTTGAAGGACTGCTACCTATATG GAACCCACAAAGCAACCCCAAAGTTCAGGGTCCTTCATCAGCAAGTTAAGGGAGCATTAAATAATGGTCCTCAGCCAGGCCCATTCACATACATTGTTCAATGCATGTACATTATACCTTTGCTGGGCCAAAGTCATGCTGAAGGGTTCAGCCATATGTTGATATCTTCTCTCAGGCATTTGAAATCCGTGGAGTCAGTGCAGAAGGATTTCATTGATGCAAAGTGTCTTGCTGCACAACTTGTTCTGGATATCCTTGCTTCTGTTGTACCCCATGAAGAACGCATACTGGTTAAACTTCTTGAGACATTTGATATCGAGTTGAAAGATATGGCCCATGCTTTGTGTGGTTCAGAGTTGGGTGATGAAGATCTAACTAAAACAAGAGAACATCTTAAGCAGTATGTGCAGTTCTTTATGAAATCAGAATCCTATGTCACTGCTGTGGCCCTGATGACACGCTTTAACATCCAATGTTGCGACGAGTCCTTTCTCATAAAACTGATTGGAAGTAATCAACTCAAGGCAGCAGAGGAGTGGGCAGCTTTCATGGGGAAAGAAATGATCATTTTGATAATTCAAAAGTACCTAGATATTAAAATGCTGAAGAGCGCGAATGAGTTGGTGAAACAATATGATCTTACAGAAGAGTTCCCAGATGTTAATTATTTGTATAAAGAGAG TTCGCTGAAGAAGCTGGCAGAGAAAGGGTGTTGGGAAGTTGCAGAAGTCCGTGCCAAGAAGGAAACGAAGCTAATGGAATACCTG GTCTATCTTGCTATGGAAGCTGGCTATATGGAGAAGGTTGATGAGCTTTGCGAACGATATTCTCTTGAAGGTTATGTCAATTCTTTGG TCCCAGAAGAAGTCCTCAGTCATTCTGACTATTTAGATCTGAAGAAACTGATTTTAGAAGAAATTGTCTGGGTTGATGAGATCAACGGCCTAATTAATGCAACAAGTTATATTGAAGCTTGTAAAATTATTGGCGTGGATTGTGAATGGAAACCTAATTACGAGAAAGGCAGCAAACCTAACAAG GTTTCTATCATTCAAATTGCGTCAGATAAGAAAGCTTTCATCTTTGATCTGATTAAATTGTACGAAGATGATCCTAAAGAATTGGACTGCTGCTTCAGGCGAATCATGTGTTCTTCTAACATTCTAAAGCTGG GCTATAACCTGCAATGCGATCTGCATCAACTGTCACAGTCGTATGGAGAATTGTTATGTTTCCAGTCCTATGAAATGCTACTTGATATCCAGAAGCTGTTCAAAGAGACTACTGGGGGTCTCTCTGGGTTGTCAAAG AAAATATTAGGAGCTGGTTTGAACAAGACACGACGGAATAGCAACTGGGAGCAGCGTCCTCTCACCCAGAATCAG AAAGAGTATGCTGCTCTTGATGCCGTGGTACTTGTTCATATATTCCATCATGTCAGGGGGCAACCTCAGTTTGGTGTAAACGAGGGACGCCAAGTGGAGTGGAAGTCTCACATC GTTTCCCGGGTAAATCGTGCACGTAGCCCATTGCGGTTCTAA